A DNA window from Luteolibacter luteus contains the following coding sequences:
- a CDS encoding beta strand repeat-containing protein, protein MRPTPVARLAWFSLLSPLAVFTAPRATAVDSTWSGSPTDGNWHLPANWTAGIPDGADDTAILGASSFTELLIQEDLTLGGMNFMAMTADYTIGVSGAGSAGHKLVFSGAGILGAGSGVQTFVTLADDGSGKAGGIAFINGAIAGDSLGSSPFIFINEGSGISGGLAGGLLFDDNSSAGRSVIDNLEGVGQGGFTEFRGSATAANSTIHNRGAASASPSPNGELRFYDSATAGNATIFSYGGTLSGGRSGRAIFYDSASAGSGTFENFGGAGQSGLIDFRGQSTGGEAVILNHHGASAGESGGLTRFYEQSTAGGAQIINEGSTGAGIAGGFTLFADSSNAGTALISNQANAIIEGNLSETRFAGNASAAGASITNEGGILSGGRGGLTDFTENSTAGQAEIINEAGTVSGAQGGLTGFYDDSTAGSASITNKAGTVSGALSSYTYFLGNSSADSAVLINEGSATAGAGGGAIIFWNSSDAGNSVITNQGGVSNDGSGRTEFIDSSSAANATLTNGGGTASGARGGTLAFRGSSDAGTSDITNHGGSVNGANAGYTWFYDSSSAGSATFNNRGALVTGATGGTLQFIGTSTAGSALITNHAATVSGGSRGWTEFFGSSVAGNATINNGGSSVSGASGGVTAFRGTASGGTSVITNQATAHSAGYTYFYNSSTAGGATIHNQSFATTTTSGGTTQFYNTSNAGTATINNAAAQMMGGNTGWTQFFDSSSAASATITAAGGNYHGGVIAFYDNSTAGSSKLIAQGGISGGSIRFQGNASGGSAAVRLDNYGSLNIVSLSSAGTTIGSLEGNGWVSLGDKKLTIGGNNLSTTFSGSILGTGALEKNGSGTLSLASASSYLGGTTVSGGSLLVNNTTGSATGGGAVSVISGGILGGGGIITGTVEIGSGGFVSPGNSIGTLTTGSQTWMGGGSYRLELGAVTGTAGTEWDLLGINGQLDMADIGLNTFDLVLSGSLGNLQADTLYEWVIASTTAGFGAGFDESAIGFDATGFHPNFGGDFSIRRSGNQLVLGFQTIPEPSAILLCGLAGLMVLRRRR, encoded by the coding sequence ATGCGTCCCACACCCGTCGCCCGCCTAGCTTGGTTCTCGCTGCTTTCGCCGCTGGCAGTTTTCACGGCACCCCGTGCCACTGCCGTGGACTCTACCTGGAGCGGTAGTCCTACCGATGGTAACTGGCATCTGCCTGCGAATTGGACCGCGGGAATTCCGGATGGCGCGGATGATACCGCCATCCTCGGAGCTTCTTCTTTCACGGAGCTCCTGATTCAGGAGGACCTCACGCTGGGAGGCATGAATTTCATGGCGATGACGGCTGACTACACCATCGGCGTCAGTGGCGCCGGGTCTGCCGGACACAAGCTGGTCTTCAGCGGTGCGGGTATTCTCGGGGCGGGATCCGGTGTGCAAACCTTCGTCACCCTCGCGGACGATGGATCGGGCAAGGCCGGAGGCATCGCCTTCATCAACGGTGCGATTGCCGGCGATTCGCTGGGTTCTTCCCCTTTCATCTTCATCAATGAAGGCAGCGGAATCTCCGGTGGCCTGGCGGGCGGGCTGCTCTTCGATGACAACAGCTCCGCGGGCCGCTCGGTCATCGATAACCTAGAAGGCGTGGGTCAAGGTGGCTTCACCGAGTTTCGCGGCAGCGCCACCGCTGCCAACTCGACCATCCACAACCGGGGTGCGGCGAGCGCTTCTCCCAGCCCGAACGGGGAGCTGCGCTTCTACGATTCCGCGACCGCGGGAAACGCCACGATCTTCTCCTACGGCGGCACCCTCAGCGGCGGCAGGAGCGGCAGGGCAATCTTCTACGACAGCGCCAGTGCGGGTAGTGGCACCTTCGAGAACTTCGGTGGCGCCGGTCAAAGCGGCCTGATTGATTTCCGCGGGCAATCCACGGGCGGGGAGGCGGTCATTCTCAATCACCACGGTGCGAGCGCGGGAGAGAGCGGGGGTCTCACCCGCTTTTACGAGCAATCCACCGCGGGCGGAGCTCAGATCATCAATGAGGGAAGCACCGGCGCGGGAATCGCAGGTGGCTTTACCCTTTTTGCGGACTCCTCGAATGCCGGTACCGCGCTTATTTCCAATCAGGCGAACGCGATCATTGAGGGCAACCTCTCTGAAACCCGCTTCGCTGGAAATGCTTCCGCTGCGGGAGCGAGCATTACCAACGAAGGAGGCATCCTGTCCGGTGGCAGAGGCGGGCTTACCGACTTCACGGAGAACAGCACCGCGGGGCAGGCGGAGATCATCAATGAAGCCGGAACCGTCTCCGGCGCTCAAGGGGGGCTGACCGGCTTCTACGACGACTCCACGGCCGGATCGGCATCCATCACTAACAAGGCTGGCACCGTTTCTGGCGCGCTTTCTTCCTACACCTACTTCCTTGGCAACTCTTCGGCAGATTCCGCCGTCCTCATCAACGAAGGCAGTGCCACCGCAGGAGCCGGGGGCGGGGCGATCATCTTCTGGAACTCCTCGGATGCGGGAAACTCGGTCATCACGAACCAAGGCGGCGTATCCAATGACGGCAGCGGCCGGACCGAATTCATCGACAGTTCCAGTGCTGCGAACGCCACTCTAACAAATGGAGGTGGCACCGCCTCCGGAGCCCGCGGCGGCACCTTGGCCTTCCGCGGCAGCTCGGACGCCGGAACCTCCGATATCACGAATCATGGCGGTTCCGTGAATGGTGCGAATGCCGGCTATACCTGGTTCTACGATAGCTCCAGCGCTGGCTCCGCCACTTTCAATAACCGGGGAGCGCTGGTCACCGGTGCCACGGGAGGCACGCTCCAGTTCATCGGCACCTCCACTGCCGGTTCCGCACTGATCACCAACCATGCTGCTACGGTTTCGGGAGGCTCGCGTGGCTGGACGGAGTTCTTCGGTTCCTCCGTTGCGGGGAATGCCACCATCAACAATGGCGGCTCATCTGTCTCGGGTGCCTCGGGTGGCGTCACTGCTTTCAGGGGAACTGCCAGTGGCGGGACTTCCGTCATTACCAATCAGGCCACCGCCCACAGTGCGGGCTACACCTATTTCTACAATTCCTCCACGGCTGGCGGCGCGACCATCCACAATCAATCCTTCGCCACCACCACGACCAGTGGCGGCACCACCCAGTTCTACAACACCTCCAACGCGGGCACCGCCACCATCAACAATGCCGCAGCGCAGATGATGGGGGGCAATACCGGTTGGACCCAGTTCTTCGATTCCTCTAGCGCCGCCAGCGCCACCATCACCGCCGCTGGAGGAAACTATCACGGCGGGGTCATTGCCTTCTACGATAACTCCACGGCGGGGTCGTCCAAGCTTATCGCCCAAGGAGGGATTTCGGGTGGCAGCATCCGATTCCAAGGGAATGCCAGCGGCGGTAGCGCGGCGGTTCGATTGGATAATTATGGTAGCCTGAACATCGTCTCCCTCAGCTCCGCAGGCACCACCATCGGCTCGCTGGAGGGCAATGGCTGGGTCTCATTGGGCGACAAGAAGCTCACCATCGGAGGGAACAACCTTTCCACCACTTTTAGCGGCTCGATCCTCGGGACGGGCGCTTTGGAAAAGAACGGAAGCGGCACCCTTTCCTTGGCCAGTGCCTCTTCCTACCTCGGCGGTACCACCGTTTCCGGCGGCAGCCTGCTGGTGAACAATACCACCGGCTCCGCCACCGGCGGCGGGGCGGTGAGCGTGATTTCCGGAGGCATCCTCGGTGGCGGAGGAATCATTACCGGCACCGTGGAGATCGGGAGCGGTGGCTTCGTTTCCCCCGGCAATAGCATCGGCACGCTCACCACCGGCAGCCAGACATGGATGGGCGGTGGATCCTATCGCCTGGAGCTCGGGGCCGTCACCGGCACGGCGGGGACGGAATGGGATCTTCTCGGCATCAACGGCCAGCTCGACATGGCGGACATCGGCCTGAACACCTTCGATCTCGTTCTCAGCGGGTCGCTTGGAAATTTGCAGGCGGATACCTTATATGAATGGGTCATCGCCAGCACCACCGCAGGCTTCGGCGCTGGTTTCGACGAAAGCGCCATCGGCTTCGACGCCACCGGATTCCATCCGAATTTCGGCGGGGACTTCAGTATCCGCCGTTCCGGAAACCAACTGGTGTTAGGTTTCCAGACGATCCCGGAACCTTCGGCGATCCTCCTCTGCGGGCTTGCCGGGCTGATGGTCCTGCGGCGCAGGCGTTGA
- a CDS encoding sigma-70 family RNA polymerase sigma factor, whose amino-acid sequence MPDLKEFTRVINEHHSSLRYYIQGLGVNPAWVDDMAQDAFLVAYRKWGEFEAVENPGAWLRSIAKNLVLNETAKLNRRQRLLDENLTTLMLESSDDDLEAGGLSDLSHRQDALRACMKKLSEKARGIVEARYFHDRNSAEIGDEFSMKPVAVRKMLFHSRQALAHCLKGSIESTI is encoded by the coding sequence ATGCCGGATCTCAAGGAATTCACACGCGTGATCAACGAGCATCACTCGAGCCTGCGATACTACATCCAGGGGCTCGGGGTGAATCCGGCGTGGGTGGATGACATGGCCCAGGATGCCTTCCTCGTGGCCTACCGGAAATGGGGAGAATTCGAGGCGGTGGAAAACCCGGGCGCATGGTTGCGCTCGATCGCGAAGAATCTGGTGCTCAATGAAACGGCCAAGCTCAATCGCCGCCAGCGGCTGCTGGATGAGAACCTGACGACGCTGATGCTAGAGTCTTCCGATGACGACTTGGAGGCCGGCGGACTTTCCGATCTGAGCCATCGGCAGGACGCGCTACGCGCCTGCATGAAGAAGCTCTCCGAGAAGGCGCGGGGCATTGTCGAAGCGCGCTATTTCCACGACCGGAACTCCGCCGAGATCGGGGATGAATTTTCAATGAAGCCGGTGGCCGTCAGGAAGATGCTCTTCCATTCACGACAGGCCTTGGCACATTGCCTGAAGGGTTCGATCGAAAGCACGATTTGA
- a CDS encoding FecR domain-containing protein: MAAEIPDEFIELLEALSEERIDEAGRARLVSMVREDASLRAVLREHFAVSRALASLERDDPGFAERTAAHVMKTAEEGEFAFAGKVTRRIARHRFAKGLAAAAVLTLAALPLAWKMLHPAKDVATLVRMDEAGIVLSRTPVKAGEKLTETSGLIRLDFHNGAVVAVEAPAKLTTVSGMEIALESGRLNAWCPESAHGFKVRTKSAELTDLGTSFGISASPDGRSEFVVLDGLVEVQKGSEKIRLEQGKALTSNAQDTLQSVAFDPSGFKNTWPLASGILSTTGSVIPASPDVPEKVALSEDSEHVLVIPERRGIPFTSPLEAEIIGPGSLPGTFDGSAKTMEPQAGRRLRSILLRYDPVGTSPEDYFIRLEGEVTFDRPVLAISCLRESLEKSDGVFSTASWTATHRGIELKQIDNDPDSVTLSEDRRTVKIIFYAGASTDEIRVFLED, translated from the coding sequence ATGGCGGCCGAAATTCCAGACGAGTTCATCGAGCTTCTCGAAGCGCTCTCCGAAGAGCGGATCGATGAGGCCGGACGTGCGCGTCTGGTTTCGATGGTACGCGAGGACGCGAGCCTGCGCGCCGTGCTGCGGGAACACTTCGCGGTTTCGCGAGCCTTGGCTTCGCTGGAGCGGGACGATCCCGGTTTCGCGGAAAGGACCGCCGCCCACGTGATGAAAACCGCCGAGGAAGGCGAGTTCGCCTTCGCCGGAAAAGTCACGCGCCGGATCGCGCGGCACCGTTTTGCCAAGGGTCTCGCCGCTGCCGCGGTCCTCACTCTCGCGGCCCTTCCGCTTGCTTGGAAGATGCTCCATCCCGCGAAGGATGTGGCGACACTGGTTCGGATGGACGAGGCGGGAATCGTGCTTTCCCGGACTCCGGTGAAGGCGGGTGAGAAGCTCACGGAAACCAGCGGCCTGATCCGGCTCGATTTCCACAACGGAGCGGTGGTCGCGGTGGAAGCACCGGCCAAGCTCACCACGGTATCCGGCATGGAGATCGCCCTCGAATCCGGCCGCCTGAATGCGTGGTGCCCGGAGTCGGCCCATGGTTTCAAGGTCCGCACCAAGTCCGCGGAGCTCACCGATCTTGGAACCTCTTTCGGCATCTCTGCATCGCCCGACGGACGCTCGGAATTCGTGGTGCTCGACGGCTTGGTGGAAGTGCAAAAAGGCAGCGAGAAAATCCGTCTCGAGCAGGGCAAAGCCCTCACGAGCAACGCGCAGGACACGCTGCAGTCCGTGGCATTCGATCCTTCCGGCTTCAAGAACACCTGGCCCCTTGCCTCCGGGATCCTCTCGACCACCGGCTCGGTGATTCCGGCCAGCCCGGACGTTCCTGAAAAGGTCGCCCTAAGCGAGGATAGCGAGCACGTGCTGGTGATCCCCGAACGCCGCGGCATCCCATTCACGAGCCCGCTCGAAGCCGAGATCATCGGACCGGGATCACTGCCCGGAACTTTCGACGGCTCAGCCAAAACCATGGAACCCCAGGCCGGAAGGAGGCTGCGAAGCATCCTGCTGCGCTATGACCCCGTGGGAACTTCTCCCGAGGACTACTTCATCCGCCTTGAGGGAGAGGTTACCTTTGATCGGCCGGTCCTGGCCATCAGTTGCCTCCGTGAGTCTCTGGAGAAAAGCGATGGAGTCTTCTCCACCGCCAGTTGGACGGCCACCCACCGCGGCATCGAGCTGAAGCAAATCGATAACGACCCTGATTCGGTGACCCTTTCCGAGGATCGGCGGACAGTGAAGATCATCTTCTATGCGGGCGCGTCCACGGACGAGATCCGCGTCTTCCTGGAAGATTGA